A genomic window from Shewanella vesiculosa includes:
- a CDS encoding YccF domain-containing protein produces the protein MSLLRLIFNIAWFLMGGFIMGLAWWLVGLLCFISIIGIPFGRACFVIGELAFWPFGQETVNRKHISGQEDIGTGTLGLVGNVIWFLCFGIWLAIGHLVHALACFVTIIGIPFALQHLKLALLSLTPIGQTVIAKPTY, from the coding sequence ATGTCTCTTTTACGCTTAATCTTTAATATTGCTTGGTTTCTTATGGGTGGTTTTATCATGGGCCTAGCATGGTGGTTGGTGGGGCTATTATGCTTTATCAGTATCATTGGTATCCCATTTGGCCGTGCATGTTTTGTTATTGGCGAGCTGGCTTTCTGGCCATTTGGACAAGAAACGGTTAACCGAAAACACATTTCAGGCCAAGAAGATATTGGCACTGGCACGTTAGGTTTAGTAGGTAATGTTATATGGTTTTTATGCTTTGGTATTTGGCTTGCGATTGGCCATCTAGTCCATGCATTGGCTTGTTTTGTAACAATTATAGGTATTCCTTTCGCGTTACAACATCTTAAGTTAGCCTTACTAAGTTTAACCCCTATTGGTCAAACTGTTATTGCCAAACCGACTTATTAG